A stretch of DNA from Streptomyces xanthii:
GTGCTCATGGAGGCAAGCTTCGCGCGCCCCGACCTCGTAGCACAAGCGAGAATTCTTGCGCGATATCGCTTAGCATCGCTTACATGTTGAACCTGGAGCGCCTACGGGTCCTCGACGCGCTCGCCCGGCACGGCTCGGTGAGCGGCGCCGCCGACGCCCTGCACGTCACGACGTCCGCCGTCTCGCAGCAGATGACCAAGCTGGAGCGCGAGGTCGGCCAGCAGCTCCTCGCCAAGCACGGGCGCGGTGTCCGGCTCACCGACGCGGGCCGGCTGCTGTCCGAGCACGCCGCGCGGATCCTCTCCCAGGTCGAGCTGGCCCAGGCCGACCTGGAGGCGCAGCGCGGCCAGGTGGCGGGGGAGCTGCGCATCGCCGCGTTCCCGACGGCGGCCCGCGGGCTGTTCCCCGCGGCCCTGGCCGCCCTGCGCGCCGAGCATCCCCAATTGCGCGTGCGCTCCCAGGAACTGGAGCCCGAGGGCGGTGTCGCCGGGGTGGTGCGCGGCGACCTCGACCTCGCCGTCGTGCTCGACTGGTACAACAAGCCGATGCCGATGCCCGACGGCCTGGTCAAGGCGAGCATCCTCGACGACCCGGCCGACATCGCCATGCATGCCGGACACCCCCTCGCGGGGCGGGACGAGGTCGGCCTGGAGGACTTCGCCGACGACGAGTGGATCACCTGGGGCGAGGGCGAGTTCTGCCACGAGTGGCTGCTGTTCACGCTGCGCGCCCGGGGTGTCGAGCCGCAGGTCGGCCATCGCGCCGCCGAGACCCACACCCAGCTCGGCCTCGTCGCCGCAGGCCTCGGCGTCTGCGTCGCCCCGCTCCTCGGCCGCGACCCGATGCCCGAGGGCGTCGTCACGGTCCCCGTGCGCCAGCAGGTGCGGCGCCACGTCTACGTGGTCTGGCGGGCGGACGCGGACCGGCGTCCGTCGATCCGCGCGGCCGTCGAGGCCTTGCAGAAGGCGGGCGCCGACCTCGGGCGGACGGCGTCGTAGGGCGTGCCGGGCGTCGTGGGGCAGGCGGGAGTCTGAAGACACCGCCTAGCTCGCGGGGGACGGCATTCCGGGGAGCTTGCGGAAGTCCCAGGAGGCGATCTTGTCCGGGGTGAGCCGCGCCCAGGCGTGCCGCCCGTCGTGCACCATCTCCGGCAGGCCGAAGTTCTTGCGCGCGAACAGCCGCTCCGGCACGTCGAGTTCGGCACACGGCTC
This window harbors:
- a CDS encoding LysR family transcriptional regulator; protein product: MLNLERLRVLDALARHGSVSGAADALHVTTSAVSQQMTKLEREVGQQLLAKHGRGVRLTDAGRLLSEHAARILSQVELAQADLEAQRGQVAGELRIAAFPTAARGLFPAALAALRAEHPQLRVRSQELEPEGGVAGVVRGDLDLAVVLDWYNKPMPMPDGLVKASILDDPADIAMHAGHPLAGRDEVGLEDFADDEWITWGEGEFCHEWLLFTLRARGVEPQVGHRAAETHTQLGLVAAGLGVCVAPLLGRDPMPEGVVTVPVRQQVRRHVYVVWRADADRRPSIRAAVEALQKAGADLGRTAS